The Rhizoctonia solani chromosome 4, complete sequence genome contains a region encoding:
- a CDS encoding ABC transporter, whose amino-acid sequence MSVSYSLVASAVADVCALSSVIIFLFSRPRRFELPTAEAGEHGEIIQGEDHKDPFDIATREDTIDGYPLHEEKFWSQGPSSPETWMEWLVLFFLLAVVIISSTTNRAPPVYFPPERVYLSKSLGSLAPETRNNVVGEVQASVASVLLFSYVTPIVMLGYHATSMEIRDLPILTGNMRAPHIYSTMRSIMRRIKLARRWKGKPGSGYELLYQLVYANRGMFLLQIFLSATSAALYYAPAWFLRELVKFLEVTRSTDKSQDIDRAWGWMYCGGLLLSGMLVYLITGQLWSISTTTLQLRLKIQLNTTLFAKTLIRKDIASAGSASSNAPSRPSTPGGDVGNSNESKEDPVEDDFSSKAQVHTLMTTDVDRVSEFSWHFFSLVDAPIEIIIGTFFLYNLLGVSCFFGLAVTCFFLPMNHFASKVVIDAQDNLMKARDERVALMNEVLGAMRMLKFMAWERSFEDRVLKIRERELMHQKRNYLIETLFNAIWNSTPVIRKEVLTPSIAFTSLTVFNEMRFALNTLPETFINILQSLVSLRRIEKYLSATEIADVRSIQDTELEDSVKLVSATISWPQTRFGGASSAPSVAPTPKARFTISDISLEFPDGELSLICGKLGSGKTLLLLALLGEADILAGQLIAPRSPPDALAKLSQEGNLDNSNWVVRGICAYVPQTAWLQNDSIKNNIIFGLPFNAERYRQTIEACALVTDFEIIEDGDEAEIGERGVNLSGGQKARVSLARAVYSRASILLLDDVLSAVDAHTASHLFEKCLRGPLMNGRTVILVSHHVQLVAPGASYVVALDNGRVLFAGPQPEFIGSQVMQRISHSTDIDEKEAPVEETIEEVAEAAGHSAEPSGQSIGGESDAATLVKSVSVYQDNSVLDGSATAKKSAPRKLIEDEARAVGRVRWEIWQSYFKACGSFIYWAVFSVVILGGSLTPVLENGYWSGHSEDKDGKSPLWYLTVYALVTVFGIFVQTLRWFVLYDGSIRASTVLASLLEAVLFANIRFHDTISKGRLLNRFGKDFEGVDSSVADNLGRTIMYALSVLVTFVTVTYVGGIRFFALACITGVLYYNVSKVYGQTSRDMRRLDSVTRSPLYSIYGETIAGVTVIRAFGASSMFLREMLRCVDTNACPYYGMWSVNRWLSVRFNMLSATIVAITGAVMLVDNNVDASFAGFALAFASTITGDLLFMVRRFVGLEQSMVALERINEFSTIAQEAPEFIEPRPSASWPERGDISVENLTIRYAPNLPNVLHNLAFDIKARSKIGVLGRTGSGKSTLALSFFRFVEATEGRIVIDGIDISKLGLTDLRSRLTIIPQDPTILSGTLRTTLDVFDEYEDHEIFEALRRVHLLPSDDEPEVNLGENANVFRDLDSPVSEGGENFSAGEKQLLCMARAILKRAKVLFCDEATASVDYVTDELISQTIRKEFAESTIVTIAHRLRTIIDYDKVLVMDQGHIAEYDEPSALLANSSSKFYALCKATGPKEFAVLKHMAEEATRARQAL is encoded by the exons ATGTCCGTCTCATACTCTCTAGTAGCATCTGCGGTCGCAGATGTTTGCGCTCTTTCGAGTGTTATTATATTCCTTTTTTCAAGACCCAGACGATTCGAGTTACCGACAGCTGAGGCTGGGGAACACGGTGAAATAATCCAAGGCGAAGATCATAAAGACCCCTTTGATATCGCGACTCGTGAGGATACGATAGATGGCTATCCGCTTCACGAGGAAAAGTTCTGGTCCCAG GGGCCGAGCTCACCAGAGACCTGGATGGAATGGCTCGTATTATTCTTCCTCCTTGCCGTGGTCATCATTTCATCAACAACAAATCGGGCCCCACCCGTATATTTTCCTCCTGAACGAGTCTACCTCTCGAAATCCCTGGGTTCACTTGCACCTGAGACCAGGAACAACGTTGTGGGGGAAGTACAAGCATCCGTTGCTTCTGTTCTTCTTTTCAGCTATGTCACACCTATTGTTATGCTGGGGTATCACGCGACATCCATGGAAATCCGTGACTTGCCGATCCTGACGGGCAACATGCGAGCTCCTCATATCTATTCGACCATGCGTTCAATAATGAGACGAATCAAGTTGGCACGGAGATGGAAAGGGAAGCCTGG GTCCGGTTATGAGCTATTGTACCAGCTAGTTTATGCCAACCGAGGGATGTTCTTGCTGCAAATATTCTTGTCCGCAACATCTGCTGCATTGTACTACGCTCCCGCTTGGTTCTTGCGGGAACTTGTTAAGTTTTTGGAGGTTACGAGAAGCACCGATAAATCGCAAGACATCGATCGTGCCTGGGGTTGGATGTATTGTGGTGGTTTGCTATTGTCTGGGATGCTGGTTTACC TAATCACTGGACAGCTTTGGTCGATATCCACGACTACTCTACAGCTCCGTTTGAAGATCCAACTTAACACGACGCTATTTGCCAAGACCCTCATCAGGAAAGACATTGCATCTGCTGGCTCTGCGTCCTCAAACGCTCCTTCTCGACCTTCTACTCCTGGTGGAGACGTTGGTAATAGTAATGAATCTAAAGAAGATCCGGTCGAGGACGACTTCTCCAGCAAGGCCCAAGTGCATACACTCATGACGACCGATGTTGACCGCGTATCAGAATTTAGTTGGCATTTCTTCTC TCTTGTTGATGCACCCATCGAGATCATCATCGGTACCTTTTTCCTGTATAATCTACTGG GTGTATCATGCTTTTTCGGACTTGCTGTAACTTGCT TTTTCCTTCCTATGAATCACTTTGCCTCGAAGGTTGTGATTGATGCCCAAGATAACCTGATGAAAGCCCGGGACGAACGCGTTGCGCTTATGAACGAG GTACTTGGTGCCATGCGAATGCTCAAG TTCATGGCTTGGGAGCGAAGTTTTGAGGACCGAGTTTTGAAGATTCGTGAGAGGGAGCTGATGCATCAAAAGCGAAATTATCTTATTGAG ACTCTATTCAATGCCATTTGGAACAGTACACCAG TCATCCGAAAGGAGGTCTTGACTCCATCAATCGCTTTCACATCGTTGACTGTGTTCAATGAGATGCGCTTTGCTCTCAACAC CTTACCTGAGACGTTCATCAATAttcttcaaagtcttgtTAGTCTTCGTCGTATTGAGAAATACCTATCGGCAACCGAAATTGCCGATGTACGGTCCATTCAAGACACTGAGCTGGAGGACTCGGTTAAGCTTGTATCCGCTACCATCTCCTGGCCACAAACGCGGTTTGGTGGGGCTAGCTCTGCTCCATCTGTCGCGCCTACCCCTAAGGCCCGTTTTACGATTTCTGACATTTCATTGGAATTCCCTGATGGAGAGTTGAGCCTTATATGCGGTAAACTTG GGTCTGGAAAGACGCTTTTGCTGTTAGCATTATTGGGAGAAGCGGACATCCTAGCTGGCCAATTGATTGCTCCCAGATCCCCTCCAGACGCCTTAGCTAAACTAAGCCAAGAGGGAAACCTTGATAACTCAAATTGGGTTGTCCGAGGCATTTGTGCATATGTTCCTCAAACGGCCTGGCTTCAG AATGATTCGATCAAGAACAATATCATTTTTGGGCTCCCGTTCAACGCTGAACGGTATCGACAAACCATTGAG GCTTGTGCATTGGTCACGGATTTCGAA ATTATAGAGGATGGTGACGAAGCAGAAATTG GTGAGAGGGGAGTTAATCTTTCCGGAGGACAGAAGGCCAGAG TTTCGTTGGCACGAGCGGTGTATTCACGAGCGTCTATCCTGCTTCTCGACGATGTCTTAAGTGCGGTTGATGCCCACACAGCTTCACATTTGTTTGAGAAGTGCTTGCGCGGCCCATTGATGAATGGACGGACGGTTATTTTGGTCTCTCACCACGTACAG CTTGTTGCACCTGGTGCCAGTTATGTG GTTGCTTTAGACAATGGTCGTGTTCTTTTCGCCGGCCCACAGCCCGAGTTCATTGGCTCCCAGGTCATGCAACGAATCAGTCATTCTACAGATATTGATGAAAAGGAAGCTCCAGTCGAAGAAACCATTGAAGAAGTTGCAGAAGCCGCAGGTCATTCGGCTGAGCCTTCAGGACAAAGCATTGGTGGAGAATCAGATGCGGCCACGTTAGTCAAGAGCGTGAGCGTTTATCAGGATAACTCTGTACTTGATGGTAGCGCTACTGCCAAGAAAAGTGCACCGCGCAAGCTTATCGAAGATGAGGCTAGGGCTGTCGGACGTGTTAGATGGGAGATT TGGCAATCCTACTTCAAGGCTTGTGGTTCTTTC atttactgggctgtattCTCCGTGGTGATCCTAGGGGGCTCTTT GACCCCAGTACTCGAAAATGG GTATTGGTCGGGCCATTCTGAGGATAAAGATGGGAAAAGCCCTTTGTGGTACTTGACGGTGTATGCGCTCGTCACtgtttttggtatttttgTTCAAACCCTTAG GTGGTTTGTGCTATACGATGGGTCAATCAGAGCCTCGACTGTTCTGGCAA GCCTCCTGGAAGCGGTGCTCTTTGCTAACATTAGGTTCCATGATACTATTAGCAAGGGCAGGCTCCTGAACCGCTTTGGCAAAGATTTTGAAG GTGTTGATTCAA GTGTTGCTGATAATCTTG GTCGAACAA TCATGTATGCTTTGAGCGTCTTGGTG ACATTCGTTACCGTGACATACGTTGGTGGCATCCGATTCTTTG CCCTCGCATGTATCACAGGCGTTCTCTATTATAATGTATCCAAGGTCTATGGCCAAACAAGTCGTGATATGAGGCGACTGG ACTCTGTCACACGATCGCCTCTCTATTCCATTTATGGGGAAACCATCGCTGGAGTAACAGTGATTCGGGCCTTCGGTGCAAGCTCGATGTTCCTTCGAGAGATGCTGAGATGCGTCGATACTAATGCCTGCCC ATATTACGGAATGTGGAGTGTGAATCGCTGGCTTTCAG TACGATTCAACATGCTCTCTGCCACCATTGTTGCGATTACGGGAGCTG TTATGTTGGTCGACAATAACGTAGATGCCTCCTTCGCTGG GTTTGCCCTCGCTTTTGCATCGACTATAACCGGAGATTTACTGTTCATGGTTCGCCGATTCGT TGGACTGGAGCAGAGTATG GTCGCGCTCGAACGTATCAATGAGTTTTCGACAATAGCACAAGAGGCGCCTGAGTTTATCGAGCCTAGACCGAGCGCATCGTGGCCGGAGAGAGGAGATATCTCTGTCGAGAATTTGACCATTCGTTATGCTCCGAATTTGCCCAACGTTTTACACAACCTTGCATTCGATATCAAAGCGCGATCGAAGATAG GTGTGTTGGGCCGCACGGGTAGTGGGAAGTCGACCCTGGCATTGAGCTTCTTC CGCTTCGTTGAGGCTACGGAAGGCCGCATTGTCATTGATGGG ATTGACATATCTAAACTGGGGCTTACCGACCTTCGGTCGCGTTTGACGATCATTCCACAAGACCCTACAATTCTCAGTGGCACTCTCCGGACCACGCTTGATGTATTCGACGAGTATGAGGATCACGAAATA TTTGAGGCCTTGCGACGCGTGCACCTATTGCCATCGGATGATGAGCCCGAGGTTAATCTGGGTGAGAACGCAAACGTGTTCCGTGATCTTGATTCGCCTGTCAGTGAGGGCGGAGAAAACTTTTCTGCAGGGGAAAAACAACTCTTATG CATGGCTCGTGCTATTCTGAAGCGCGCCAAGGTCTTGTTTTGTGATGAGG CAACTGCTAG TGTGGACTACGTTACTGACGAGCTAATTTCTCAAACCATCCGCAAAGAGTTTGCAGAGAGTACCATTGTTACG ATTGCACATCGACTCCGAACTATCATTGACTATGATAAG GTGCTAGTAATGGACCAAG GTCATATTGCTGAGTATGATG AACCCAGCGCACTGCTCGCAAACTCGTCGTCCAAG TTCTACGCACTCTGCAAAGCCACCGGTCCGAAAGAATTTGCGGTCCTCAAGCACATGGCTGAAGAAGCTACTCGTGCAAGACAGGCACTATGA